In the Candidatus Kryptobacter tengchongensis genome, one interval contains:
- a CDS encoding amidohydrolase, with protein sequence MNQSVQNKIFQIAEKIFPKIVSIRRKIHQYPELAFEEYRTSKLVAQTLKSLGLKVETGIAKTGVIGVLEGVKKGRVVALRADMDALPLQEQTNLPFASKIPGKMHACGHDAHTAMLLGSAMILKQFQNQLNGTVKFIFQPSEEKNPGGANQMIKEGVLNNPKVDYIFGLHVRPDAEAGTIFLKDGPLMASSDEIYIKIKGRGGHGARPHFTIDPVIIASEIVLALQKITSRFFDPIEPRVLTIASIHAGTATNIIPDEATISGTLRTMNEEWRKKAWKMIEQIVKGITSTYGAGYELKISRGYPVLINDPEMTEFAKQKAIELLGKDKVFEAKPVMGAEDFAYYLQKVPGCFIWLGAGDKNSKHDIHSSKFTINEEAMKYGSSLLTYLAISILSK encoded by the coding sequence ATGAACCAATCTGTTCAAAATAAAATTTTTCAAATTGCTGAAAAAATCTTCCCCAAGATTGTTTCAATAAGAAGAAAAATTCATCAATATCCAGAGCTTGCATTTGAAGAATACAGAACATCTAAACTCGTAGCACAAACCCTTAAATCTCTCGGTTTAAAAGTTGAAACAGGAATTGCCAAAACAGGCGTAATTGGGGTTCTTGAGGGAGTAAAAAAAGGCAGGGTTGTCGCACTTCGTGCTGATATGGATGCACTCCCATTACAAGAGCAGACAAATTTACCGTTCGCTTCAAAAATTCCGGGAAAAATGCACGCCTGCGGACATGATGCGCACACCGCAATGCTTCTTGGTTCAGCGATGATATTAAAGCAGTTTCAAAATCAATTAAATGGAACCGTTAAATTTATATTTCAACCAAGCGAGGAAAAAAACCCCGGTGGTGCAAATCAGATGATAAAAGAAGGGGTCCTAAACAATCCAAAGGTTGACTATATTTTCGGTCTTCATGTTCGTCCGGATGCAGAAGCTGGTACGATTTTTTTAAAAGACGGACCCCTCATGGCTTCCTCCGATGAGATCTATATCAAAATCAAAGGAAGGGGCGGGCATGGAGCTCGCCCCCACTTTACAATTGATCCAGTTATAATCGCTTCTGAAATTGTCTTAGCCTTACAAAAAATTACAAGCAGATTTTTTGACCCAATTGAACCACGGGTTTTAACTATTGCTTCAATCCACGCGGGAACAGCAACAAATATAATTCCAGATGAAGCAACGATATCTGGAACACTCCGAACAATGAATGAAGAATGGCGTAAAAAAGCATGGAAGATGATAGAGCAAATTGTCAAAGGTATAACCTCAACCTATGGCGCAGGCTATGAATTAAAAATAAGCCGAGGTTATCCAGTTCTTATAAATGACCCAGAAATGACCGAGTTTGCAAAACAAAAGGCGATTGAACTCTTGGGGAAAGACAAAGTTTTTGAAGCAAAGCCAGTTATGGGCGCTGAAGATTTCGCATATTACCTTCAGAAAGTACCAGGTTGTTTTATCTGGCTCGGCGCAGGAGATAAAAACTCAAAACACGACATCCATAGCTCAAAATTTACAATAAATGAAGAAGCAATGAAATACGGCTCCTCTCTTCTTACCTATCTTGCTATATCCATCCTATCAAAATAA
- a CDS encoding 23S rRNA (guanosine2251-2'-O)-methyltransferase codes for MNTERENIQMSEQRIPEEEIKPKLIAGRQPVIEALKSQSVMIEKIYLLHGIRGSQIDKIRNLARKKGVPFVEINKQRFRELASDIATQGVIAVISEAKYISVDDILNVSKEKNEPPFILILDEIVDPQNFGALVRTAECAGVHGIITTKHHTAIINSTVARTSAGAIAHVGIAKVVNLAQTLDELKEKGIWIVGADANASKLYYEVDYTMPVAIVIGNEGKGLRFLTKQKCDFLVKIPMYGKVESLNASVAGALMMYEVIRARELKKKKLLNPYLSLNEPTLMYQRPEPLSLQTPLTQSAINQTEPIAESEKSSKTKSKKKTKKSEK; via the coding sequence ATGAATACCGAAAGGGAAAACATCCAAATGTCAGAGCAACGGATTCCGGAGGAAGAGATTAAACCGAAATTAATAGCAGGGAGACAGCCAGTTATAGAGGCTCTCAAATCACAAAGCGTAATGATTGAGAAAATTTATCTTCTTCACGGTATAAGAGGCAGTCAAATTGATAAGATCAGAAATCTCGCGCGCAAAAAAGGCGTGCCATTTGTTGAAATCAACAAACAGCGCTTTCGTGAGCTTGCAAGTGATATAGCAACGCAGGGGGTTATCGCAGTTATAAGTGAAGCGAAATATATAAGCGTTGATGATATTTTAAATGTATCAAAAGAAAAAAATGAACCGCCGTTTATTTTAATACTTGATGAAATAGTTGATCCACAAAACTTCGGTGCACTTGTGAGAACTGCGGAGTGTGCAGGTGTCCACGGAATTATAACCACAAAACATCACACAGCAATTATAAACTCAACCGTTGCCCGCACTTCCGCAGGCGCAATCGCTCATGTTGGAATTGCAAAAGTTGTAAACCTTGCTCAAACACTTGATGAACTCAAAGAAAAAGGTATATGGATAGTCGGCGCCGATGCAAATGCTTCAAAACTTTACTACGAAGTTGATTATACAATGCCGGTTGCAATTGTGATCGGAAATGAAGGCAAAGGGTTGAGATTTCTCACAAAACAAAAATGTGACTTCCTCGTGAAGATCCCAATGTATGGAAAAGTTGAATCACTCAATGCCTCTGTCGCTGGAGCTCTGATGATGTATGAAGTTATAAGAGCAAGAGAGTTAAAAAAGAAAAAACTTCTAAATCCATATCTAAGCTTGAACGAGCCAACCCTTATGTATCAAAGACCAGAACCATTATCTCTTCAAACTCCATTAACTCAGTCAGCAATCAATCAAACCGAACCTATAGCTGAAAGTGAGAAATCTTCAAAAACAAAATCAAAGAAGAAAACGAAAAAATCTGAAAAATGA
- a CDS encoding DNA-binding transcriptional response regulator, NtrC family, contains REC, AAA-type ATPase, and a Fis-type DNA-binding domains, whose translation MSERNVKAKVLVVDDEEYLCELLKDELLSTNLFEIDIANDGAQAINKIQNKIYDIVLLDIKMPRISGIEVLKFIKEYSPDTEVIMITALGDIKLAVETIKLGAFDFITKPYNFDELLVSIQNAIEKRRLRLQNTLMQKELSRLIHTDEVIGQSKIFKDVLDIVARVAGTDATVLIYGESGTGKEVIARLIHKNSPRKDKPFVAINCAAIPDTLIESELFGHEKGAFTDAHTSKPGLVEIANGGTLFLDEVGDLSQYVQPKLLRFIETGEFRRVGGNSILKVDVRIISATNKDLNEEVRKGNFREDLLYRLNVVTIRLPALRERKEDIPLFVEYFLNKKTRGKKKMSPEAMEILMNYDWPGNIRELENVVERAAILAKDDIIKPEDLALKPELKEDYYTKLIRKPVNTLSLAELEKIHIENVLKANNWNKSKTAEILGISLKTLYLKLKRYGIIEPF comes from the coding sequence ATGAGCGAAAGGAATGTTAAAGCAAAAGTTTTGGTTGTAGATGATGAGGAATATCTATGTGAACTATTAAAAGATGAACTGCTATCAACTAACCTTTTTGAAATTGATATAGCAAATGATGGTGCACAGGCGATCAACAAAATTCAAAACAAAATTTACGATATTGTTCTACTTGACATAAAAATGCCGAGAATTTCAGGGATTGAGGTTTTAAAATTTATAAAGGAATACTCCCCAGATACCGAGGTAATAATGATTACAGCACTTGGAGATATAAAACTTGCCGTTGAAACGATAAAACTTGGCGCATTTGATTTTATAACAAAACCATATAACTTTGACGAACTTCTTGTATCAATTCAAAATGCGATTGAAAAGCGTCGGCTAAGGCTTCAGAATACTTTAATGCAAAAAGAATTATCAAGACTCATCCACACAGATGAAGTAATCGGACAGAGCAAAATTTTTAAAGATGTTCTTGATATCGTCGCTCGCGTTGCTGGAACAGATGCAACTGTTTTAATTTACGGTGAAAGTGGAACTGGTAAAGAGGTGATCGCACGATTAATCCACAAAAATAGTCCACGTAAAGATAAACCATTTGTAGCTATAAACTGTGCCGCTATCCCGGACACTTTAATTGAATCAGAACTTTTTGGGCACGAAAAAGGAGCCTTCACAGATGCACACACTTCAAAACCAGGACTCGTTGAAATTGCAAACGGAGGGACATTGTTCCTTGATGAGGTTGGAGATTTAAGCCAATATGTTCAACCTAAACTATTAAGGTTTATTGAAACAGGCGAATTCAGAAGAGTTGGTGGAAATAGTATTTTAAAAGTTGATGTTCGTATAATTTCAGCAACAAATAAAGATTTGAATGAGGAAGTTAGAAAAGGTAATTTCAGAGAAGACCTGCTCTATAGATTAAATGTCGTCACAATTCGCCTCCCAGCTTTGAGAGAAAGGAAAGAAGATATACCACTATTTGTTGAGTATTTTCTCAACAAGAAAACACGAGGAAAAAAGAAAATGAGCCCAGAAGCGATGGAGATTTTGATGAATTACGACTGGCCTGGAAACATCCGCGAACTTGAAAATGTTGTTGAAAGGGCAGCAATTCTTGCAAAAGACGATATCATAAAGCCTGAAGACCTTGCTCTAAAACCAGAACTCAAAGAAGATTATTATACAAAGCTTATTAGAAAACCTGTAAATACCCTATCGCTTGCTGAGCTTGAAAAAATTCATATTGAGAATGTTCTAAAGGCAAACAACTGGAATAAATCAAAAACCGCTGAAATCCTTGGAATTAGCTTGAAAACCCTCTATCTTAAATTGAAGCGCTACGGGATAATAGAACCGTTTTGA
- a CDS encoding His Kinase A (phospho-acceptor) domain-containing protein, protein MSENSEIIKILLIEDDPNIAGLIKYYLNSYRNYSFSVDWTETAEKGIEKLSIPNNYNLILLDYYLPEMNGLEALKIIKSRNINIPVIMLSSAKEKEVMSEVLKLGAIDYYMKEDIIGPLLPVIIANTIERENLKRQIEKDKGEQSQKIEAIQEIVITVSHEVNNPLAAIKLAANILLKKDLPPDIRTYIKIIKENTDRIEQTILKLRELKSEQIVPYVGRLKMFDLSTKPNTPKKEDRE, encoded by the coding sequence GTGTCGGAAAATAGCGAAATAATTAAAATCCTTTTGATTGAAGACGACCCAAACATTGCAGGCTTGATTAAGTATTACCTTAACTCATATAGAAACTATTCTTTTTCCGTTGATTGGACTGAGACAGCAGAAAAAGGAATTGAAAAACTTTCAATTCCTAACAATTATAACTTAATTTTGCTTGATTATTATCTCCCCGAAATGAACGGCTTAGAAGCGCTGAAAATCATCAAATCCCGAAATATAAATATACCCGTGATAATGCTCTCAAGCGCGAAAGAAAAAGAAGTTATGAGCGAAGTTTTAAAACTTGGAGCAATTGACTATTACATGAAAGAGGATATAATCGGACCACTTCTACCTGTCATCATAGCAAACACAATTGAAAGAGAAAACCTCAAAAGGCAAATAGAAAAAGATAAAGGAGAGCAATCACAAAAAATTGAAGCGATCCAAGAAATAGTTATCACTGTTTCACACGAGGTTAACAATCCACTTGCTGCAATAAAGCTTGCTGCAAACATTCTTCTCAAAAAAGATCTTCCACCTGATATAAGAACTTACATAAAAATCATCAAAGAAAACACAGACAGAATAGAGCAAACTATTTTGAAATTAAGGGAACTGAAAAGCGAGCAAATCGTCCCATATGTTGGAAGGTTGAAAATGTTTGATTTATCAACTAAACCAAATACACCAAAAAAAGAAGATAGAGAATGA
- a CDS encoding probable regulatory domain-containing protein produces MPVLKEEEIIQIEEKVDEIVLKVFLKALDIVGGPRKLILYRHLTWVPSLIEACYAVVLKEKFLKTESEIAQILGLTKQTVRNILSAKTEGIIENLESELKKKVIKTHVAGALAKLAFKEINQGN; encoded by the coding sequence ATGCCAGTCCTGAAAGAGGAAGAAATTATCCAAATTGAAGAAAAAGTTGATGAAATCGTTCTTAAGGTCTTTCTAAAAGCTCTTGATATAGTTGGAGGTCCGAGAAAGCTAATTCTATACAGGCATTTAACTTGGGTGCCAAGCTTAATTGAAGCATGTTACGCTGTTGTATTGAAAGAAAAATTTCTTAAGACAGAATCTGAAATCGCACAAATTCTTGGACTCACGAAACAAACCGTGAGAAATATATTATCTGCAAAAACGGAAGGAATAATAGAAAATCTTGAATCTGAATTAAAGAAAAAGGTGATAAAAACTCATGTTGCGGGAGCACTTGCAAAACTTGCATTTAAAGAAATAAATCAAGGGAATTAA
- a CDS encoding KaiC domain protein, AF_0795 family, translating into MPKQNLEKEEIIEKDIEIVEDAILTFKETSKKAPEIKGIPTGIEGLDELFFTATIENGKPKLIPLGGIPQYSVFNITGISDTGKSLMAEQFAIKQASLGNSVAFITVESPAHFVASSMKLRAIAMGVDEKNIDENIVFIDAASYGKLREDIPTLLNTLAYAIKRYKIKFTVIDSVTGLYEAKEMIARVVVRQLFNFMKKWYQTAIFVSQKRSGQEELSAEAAGGFAIPHIVDGTIVLSKVLINNQYAEKIYKRPIGEMVRLFRIDGCRMSGHSTETYLLEIDQTGLVKIGPSLKEIANKK; encoded by the coding sequence ATGCCAAAACAAAATCTTGAGAAAGAGGAAATCATAGAAAAAGATATAGAAATTGTAGAAGATGCTATTTTAACTTTTAAAGAAACATCAAAAAAAGCACCTGAAATAAAAGGGATACCAACGGGGATAGAAGGTCTTGATGAATTATTTTTTACAGCTACTATTGAAAATGGGAAACCCAAGCTCATTCCACTTGGTGGAATACCTCAATATTCGGTTTTTAATATAACAGGCATATCAGATACTGGGAAAAGTCTAATGGCTGAACAATTCGCAATAAAACAGGCATCGCTTGGAAACTCGGTCGCATTCATCACTGTTGAATCCCCCGCCCATTTTGTAGCAAGCTCAATGAAACTCCGCGCAATTGCAATGGGCGTTGACGAAAAAAACATTGATGAAAACATAGTCTTCATTGACGCTGCTTCATACGGTAAATTAAGAGAAGATATTCCAACGCTTCTCAACACACTTGCATATGCAATTAAGAGGTATAAAATCAAATTTACCGTCATTGATTCCGTCACAGGGCTTTATGAAGCAAAAGAAATGATCGCAAGGGTTGTGGTCAGACAGCTTTTCAATTTCATGAAGAAATGGTATCAAACTGCAATTTTTGTATCCCAGAAAAGATCCGGACAGGAAGAGCTTTCAGCCGAAGCGGCGGGAGGTTTCGCAATTCCTCACATTGTTGATGGAACGATTGTGTTATCAAAAGTTTTAATAAATAATCAATATGCCGAAAAAATATATAAGCGACCGATAGGTGAAATGGTTCGTCTTTTCAGGATAGATGGGTGTAGAATGTCAGGACATAGCACCGAAACATATCTTCTTGAAATTGATCAAACTGGGCTTGTTAAAATTGGTCCATCACTAAAAGAAATAGCAAACAAAAAGTAA
- a CDS encoding protein translocase subunit secA — translation MLIKLLRKFFPSKNEKDLKALIPIVNRINEIYKNLNTLTDAQLRAKTDEFKTRIKERTKHIEERIEELKTRVREDKELTREERLEIYYEIEKLEKELFKEEQKVLDEILPEAYAVVKETCRRLVGKSWEVTGHKIVWDMIPFDVQLMGAIVLHQGKIAEMATGEGKTLVATMPAYLNALTGRGVHIVTVNDYLALRDSQWMGKIYEFLGLTVGCIQNWMNTEQRKTQYNCDITYGTNNEFGFDYLRDNMAIDPSDIVQRGHYYAIIDEVDSILIDEARTPLIISGPVPETEHKFDWMKPKVERLVTAQINLVSKIVDEAEKLLNEGKLEEAGVLLLKAHRGAPKHKKLRKILAEPEYQKLLLDTELEFLKDQGIKMRQLDEDLYFVVDEKNHIIDLTEKGREFLANLSPEDREFFVLPDLGTEISIIENDPYLTPSQKQRKKEELYRLYSERSDKVHAIQQLLRAYIMFEKDVDYIVQDGKVLIVDEFTGRILPGRRYSEGLHQAIEAKEGVKVEQDTQTLATITIQNYFRMYKKLAGMTGTAATEAQEFWEIYKLDVVVIPTNKPCIRIDYDDVIYRTKREKYNAVIDEIERMHKIGRPVLVGTTSVEVSELLSRMLKRRGIPHNVLNAKHHQREAEIVANAGLRGMVTIATNMAGRGTDIKLGPGVAELGGLHVIGTERHEARRIDLQLRGRAGRQGDPGSSRFFISLEDDLMRLFGGERIANIMQRLGYKEGEPIQHPMITKSVERAQKKVEQNNFAIRKRLLEYDDVLNKQREVVYSLRRHALLGERLEDDLLDILTDYVEDTVEKYYPSLDYQGLKDELMRTLLIDLKITPDEFEKLGKEGLKEKNYNEAVEFYNQKKAQLGEDLMFALMKMAMLQVIDQRWQEHLREMDELREGIHLRAYAQKDPLVEYKTEAFEMFMEMMRRIRSGVLGIVFRMFPVVPEEVIERRPRRPRREQLNLVHQESIGMGLRVSANEADVATATAVKPEVKLQPVKVTQKVGRNDPCPCGSGKKYKHCHGKI, via the coding sequence ATGTTAATAAAACTTTTACGGAAATTCTTTCCAAGCAAAAACGAAAAGGATTTAAAAGCCCTGATCCCAATTGTTAATCGCATAAATGAAATTTATAAAAATCTTAACACTCTCACCGATGCCCAACTCCGAGCTAAAACGGACGAATTCAAAACCAGAATTAAAGAGCGAACTAAACATATTGAAGAAAGAATTGAAGAACTTAAAACTCGCGTTCGTGAGGATAAAGAATTAACGCGTGAGGAAAGGCTTGAGATTTACTATGAGATAGAAAAACTTGAAAAGGAATTGTTCAAAGAAGAGCAAAAGGTTTTAGATGAAATTTTACCTGAGGCTTACGCTGTTGTTAAAGAAACCTGTCGGCGTTTGGTTGGAAAAAGTTGGGAAGTCACGGGGCATAAAATTGTATGGGATATGATTCCGTTTGATGTCCAATTGATGGGTGCAATTGTTCTTCATCAAGGTAAAATTGCTGAAATGGCAACAGGTGAGGGTAAAACGCTTGTCGCAACCATGCCAGCTTATCTTAACGCTTTAACTGGTAGAGGTGTTCATATCGTGACGGTTAATGATTACCTCGCTTTAAGAGATAGCCAATGGATGGGTAAAATTTATGAGTTTCTTGGTTTAACAGTTGGTTGTATCCAAAACTGGATGAACACTGAACAAAGAAAAACACAATATAACTGCGATATCACTTACGGGACAAATAATGAATTTGGTTTTGATTATCTGCGTGATAATATGGCTATTGACCCAAGTGATATAGTTCAAAGAGGTCACTATTACGCTATAATTGATGAGGTTGACTCAATTTTGATTGATGAAGCAAGAACTCCACTTATAATAAGTGGTCCTGTTCCAGAGACTGAACATAAGTTTGACTGGATGAAACCCAAGGTTGAAAGGTTAGTAACAGCGCAGATAAATCTCGTCAGCAAGATAGTTGATGAAGCTGAGAAACTTCTAAATGAGGGTAAATTGGAAGAGGCTGGGGTTCTGCTTCTAAAAGCGCATAGAGGTGCACCAAAGCATAAAAAGTTGAGAAAAATACTCGCTGAACCTGAATATCAAAAACTTCTTCTTGACACAGAACTTGAATTTCTCAAGGATCAAGGCATTAAAATGCGCCAGCTTGATGAGGATTTATATTTTGTTGTTGATGAGAAAAATCACATTATTGATTTGACGGAGAAGGGGAGGGAATTTCTTGCAAACCTTTCTCCAGAGGACAGGGAATTTTTTGTTTTGCCCGACCTTGGCACCGAGATAAGTATAATTGAAAACGATCCATATCTTACCCCATCCCAGAAACAAAGAAAAAAGGAAGAACTATACCGCCTCTATTCCGAACGAAGCGATAAAGTTCATGCAATCCAACAGTTGCTCAGAGCTTATATAATGTTTGAGAAGGATGTTGATTATATAGTTCAAGATGGGAAAGTTTTAATTGTTGATGAATTTACAGGTAGAATCTTACCGGGAAGAAGATACTCTGAGGGGTTGCATCAAGCGATAGAGGCGAAAGAAGGGGTTAAAGTTGAACAAGATACTCAAACACTTGCGACTATCACTATTCAAAATTACTTCAGGATGTATAAAAAGCTTGCTGGGATGACTGGAACTGCAGCCACAGAGGCACAGGAGTTCTGGGAAATTTATAAACTTGATGTTGTTGTAATCCCAACGAATAAACCATGTATAAGGATTGATTACGATGATGTCATTTACAGGACCAAAAGAGAAAAATATAATGCGGTAATTGATGAGATAGAACGAATGCATAAAATTGGGCGACCTGTCCTTGTTGGAACGACGAGCGTTGAGGTTTCTGAACTTTTAAGCAGGATGTTGAAGCGTCGTGGAATACCGCATAATGTTTTAAATGCAAAACATCATCAAAGAGAAGCGGAAATTGTCGCTAATGCGGGGCTTCGTGGAATGGTGACGATAGCAACGAACATGGCTGGGCGAGGAACGGATATCAAACTTGGTCCAGGGGTTGCGGAACTTGGGGGTCTTCATGTAATTGGAACAGAAAGACATGAGGCAAGAAGAATAGATCTTCAATTGAGGGGTCGTGCAGGTAGACAAGGTGACCCTGGATCATCAAGATTTTTCATATCTCTTGAGGATGACCTGATGCGTCTGTTCGGCGGAGAAAGAATTGCAAATATAATGCAACGTCTTGGTTATAAAGAAGGAGAGCCAATCCAGCATCCAATGATAACTAAAAGCGTTGAAAGGGCACAGAAAAAAGTTGAACAAAATAACTTCGCTATAAGAAAAAGATTACTTGAATATGATGATGTCTTAAATAAACAGCGAGAGGTCGTCTATAGTTTGAGAAGACATGCTCTTTTGGGTGAACGACTTGAAGATGACTTGCTTGATATATTAACTGATTATGTTGAAGATACGGTTGAAAAGTATTATCCATCCCTTGACTATCAGGGTTTGAAAGACGAATTGATGAGGACGCTTTTAATTGATTTGAAAATCACACCCGATGAATTTGAAAAACTTGGCAAGGAAGGTTTGAAAGAAAAAAATTACAACGAAGCTGTAGAATTTTATAATCAGAAAAAAGCTCAACTTGGAGAGGATCTGATGTTTGCGTTGATGAAAATGGCAATGCTTCAGGTAATAGATCAAAGATGGCAAGAACATTTAAGAGAGATGGATGAATTAAGGGAGGGGATTCACCTTCGTGCGTATGCTCAAAAAGACCCGCTCGTTGAATATAAAACTGAAGCTTTTGAAATGTTTATGGAGATGATGCGTAGGATAAGAAGCGGTGTTTTAGGCATTGTTTTTAGAATGTTCCCTGTTGTTCCTGAAGAAGTAATTGAAAGAAGACCAAGAAGACCCAGAAGGGAACAGTTGAACCTTGTCCATCAAGAATCAATTGGTATGGGTCTGCGTGTTTCGGCTAATGAGGCAGATGTTGCAACAGCTACTGCCGTTAAACCTGAAGTTAAATTACAACCTGTAAAAGTTACGCAAAAAGTTGGGCGCAATGACCCTTGCCCATGTGGAAGTGGGAAAAAATATAAACACTGTCACGGGAAAATATAG